The following coding sequences lie in one Phalacrocorax aristotelis chromosome 4, bGulAri2.1, whole genome shotgun sequence genomic window:
- the AADAT gene encoding kynurenine/alpha-aminoadipate aminotransferase, mitochondrial isoform X2: MNYSRFITTVSAARKASPIRLLTELMQKSPPSLISLAGGAPNPNVFPFKRATVAIGHGAAVEIGEDLMKRALQYSASAGIPELLSWLKDFQQTLHNPPTANYSPEQGQMEVCVTTGSQEGLCKVFEMLINPGDNILLDAPTYSGTLAALRPLGCNIINVPSDQHGIIPKALKEILSSWSSEDVKNQSHHLPKFLYTIPNGCNPTGNSLTTERKKEIYQLSRKYDFLIIEDDPYYFLQFEKPWAPTFLSMDVDGRVIRTDSFSKILSSGVVEFYRAQRDAMLIAADKWLKDLAEWYPPAAGMFLWIKIKGVSDTQQLIMEKALQKEVLLVPGGAFNIDSSEPSSYVRASFSLSSPAQMDLAFKRLADLIKEAL, translated from the exons cTGAATTGATGCAGAAGTCTCCTCCATCTCTCATCTCTCTGGCTGGCGGGGCACCAAACCCTAACGTTTTTCCATTTAAGAGGGCTACTGTTGCCATTGGACATGGCGCTGCTGTTGAGATTGGGGAAGATCTGATGAAGAGAGCTCTCCAGTATTCGGCCTCAGCAGG GATTCCAGAGCTGTTGTCTTGGCTAAAGGATTTCCAGCAGACTCTCCATAATCCCCCCACAGCCAACTACAGTCCTGAGCAAGGACAAATGGAAGTGTGTGTCACAACCGGCAGCCAGGAAGGCTTGTGTAAA GTGTTTGAAATGCTTATTAATCCCGGGGACAACATCCTCTTGGATGCACCTACATACTCTGGCACACTAGCAGCT CTGAGACCTTTGGGTTGTAACATAATTAACGTTCCCAGTGACCAACATGGCATTATTCCAAAAGCGCTAAAAGAAATTCTATCCTCTTGGAGCTCAGAAGACGTAAAAAATCAAAGCCACCACCTCCCCAAGTTCCTGTACACTATTCCAAATGGGTGCAACCCAACTGGAAACTCTCTGACCACAGAACGCAAGAAGGAGATCTACCAG CTTTCAAGAAAGTATGATTTCCTCATTATAGAGGATGATCCTTATTACTTTCTTCAGTTTGAAAAG ccaTGGGCTCCAACTTTCCTCTCAATGGATGTGGATGGCCGAGTTATCAGGACTGACTCTTTCTCTAAAATTCTGTCATCTGG AGTGGTGGAGTTCTACAGGGCCCAGCGGGATGCAATGCTCATTGCTGCTGACAAGTGGTTAAAAG acTTGGCAGAATGGtaccctcctgctgctggcatgtTCTTATGGATCAAAATTAAGGGTGTTTCTGACACACAGCAGCTGATCATGGagaaagctctgcagaaagaa GTGTTGCTGGTTCCTGGAGGAGCATTCAATATCGATAGTTCAGAGCCTAGTTCTTACGTCAGAGCCtccttctctctgtcttctCCAGCCCAGATGGATCTG GCCTTCAAGAGACTGGCTGACCTTATAAAAGAAGCTTTGTGA
- the AADAT gene encoding kynurenine/alpha-aminoadipate aminotransferase, mitochondrial isoform X1: protein MNYSRFITTVSAARKASPIRLLTELMQKSPPSLISLAGGAPNPNVFPFKRATVAIGHGAAVEIGEDLMKRALQYSASAGIPELLSWLKDFQQTLHNPPTANYSPEQGQMEVCVTTGSQEGLCKVFEMLINPGDNILLDAPTYSGTLAALRPLGCNIINVPSDQHGIIPKALKEILSSWSSEDVKNQSHHLPKFLYTIPNGCNPTGNSLTTERKKEIYQLSRKYDFLIIEDDPYYFLQFEKPWAPTFLSMDVDGRVIRTDSFSKILSSGLRIGFLTGPKPLIDRVILHIQVSTMHTSTFTQIMISQLLQQWGEKGFLEHIDRVVEFYRAQRDAMLIAADKWLKDLAEWYPPAAGMFLWIKIKGVSDTQQLIMEKALQKEVLLVPGGAFNIDSSEPSSYVRASFSLSSPAQMDLAFKRLADLIKEAL, encoded by the exons cTGAATTGATGCAGAAGTCTCCTCCATCTCTCATCTCTCTGGCTGGCGGGGCACCAAACCCTAACGTTTTTCCATTTAAGAGGGCTACTGTTGCCATTGGACATGGCGCTGCTGTTGAGATTGGGGAAGATCTGATGAAGAGAGCTCTCCAGTATTCGGCCTCAGCAGG GATTCCAGAGCTGTTGTCTTGGCTAAAGGATTTCCAGCAGACTCTCCATAATCCCCCCACAGCCAACTACAGTCCTGAGCAAGGACAAATGGAAGTGTGTGTCACAACCGGCAGCCAGGAAGGCTTGTGTAAA GTGTTTGAAATGCTTATTAATCCCGGGGACAACATCCTCTTGGATGCACCTACATACTCTGGCACACTAGCAGCT CTGAGACCTTTGGGTTGTAACATAATTAACGTTCCCAGTGACCAACATGGCATTATTCCAAAAGCGCTAAAAGAAATTCTATCCTCTTGGAGCTCAGAAGACGTAAAAAATCAAAGCCACCACCTCCCCAAGTTCCTGTACACTATTCCAAATGGGTGCAACCCAACTGGAAACTCTCTGACCACAGAACGCAAGAAGGAGATCTACCAG CTTTCAAGAAAGTATGATTTCCTCATTATAGAGGATGATCCTTATTACTTTCTTCAGTTTGAAAAG ccaTGGGCTCCAACTTTCCTCTCAATGGATGTGGATGGCCGAGTTATCAGGACTGACTCTTTCTCTAAAATTCTGTCATCTGG gTTAAGAATAGGTTTTCTCACAGGTCCCAAGCCTCTTATCGACAGAGTTATTCTACACATTCAGGTTTCAACAATGCACACCAGCACTTTCACACAG attATGATATCACAGCTGCTTCAGCAATGGGGAGAAAAGGGTTTCTTGGAGCATATAGACAG AGTGGTGGAGTTCTACAGGGCCCAGCGGGATGCAATGCTCATTGCTGCTGACAAGTGGTTAAAAG acTTGGCAGAATGGtaccctcctgctgctggcatgtTCTTATGGATCAAAATTAAGGGTGTTTCTGACACACAGCAGCTGATCATGGagaaagctctgcagaaagaa GTGTTGCTGGTTCCTGGAGGAGCATTCAATATCGATAGTTCAGAGCCTAGTTCTTACGTCAGAGCCtccttctctctgtcttctCCAGCCCAGATGGATCTG GCCTTCAAGAGACTGGCTGACCTTATAAAAGAAGCTTTGTGA